TAATTCCATACATCTTTGCCATATGCTGTCATCAGCTCGTCTAAGATCGTCTTCTTGTCCGTGCTGTCGCTTAAATATTTCAAATAATCGAATTTCATATCCGATTCCAATACGGACACCTCTAATCTATGGACGATCATAAGGAAATGAAAGTTCATTAGGGAATTAGTGGAGAATACTCCAAATTCATAATAATTGTTTCTCCTATCAGTTTACTTCCATCTCCCTGTGAAATAAAGAGGCAATTTGTGCGTTAAATCGTCAACATTCTGCATTGCGTCTGATTCAATGCGCCTTCGGAACGGTTACATAAGAGAAGAAAGTTGTTATAATGAGGACGGCGTGGAACAAGAAGGCAGCCTGAAGAGCGCCTTGTGCCCGATGGCAGCCGAACGTGTAAGGAGCGGCGGAAGTATGCATATTGCAATTGTAGATGATAATCCGGTCAACGTCATCGTCATTGAGAAAATATTAAAGAGCGCCGGCTATCAATCGTTCTGGAAGGTGTCCTCCGGCGTCGAGCTGCTCGAGCGGCTGACCGAGCAAGCGGATGCGGGCAAGGTGCCGGTCGATCTCATTCTACTGGATATGATGATGCCGGTTATCGACGGCATTGAAGCTTGCCGCCGTATTCAGCTCGATGAACGGCTGAGGGACATTCCTATTATCATCGTGACAGCGATCGGGGATTCGAATAAGCTGGCCGAGGCGCTGGAGGCTGGGGCGATCGATTACGTGATGAAGCCGGTCAATAAGGTCGAGCTGATCGCACGCATTCGAGTGGCGCTGAGGCTGAAGTACGAGAAGGACTGGCATAAGGAGAATGAGGCGAAAATTCGCAGCGAGCTGGAGCTGGCTAGACAAGTGCAAAGCAGCGTGCTCAGTCCTCCGCTAAGGAAGGAGCGCCTTGAAATCGGGGCGGCGTATTATCCTTCCTTCGAGCTGGCGGGAGATTTCTACGCCTGGTACCGGATTGACGAGCATCGTCACGGTATCATTATATTGGATATGATGGGTCACGGCATATCCTCGTCACTCGTATGCATGTTCATGTCCTCGGTGATGCAGGACACGATCACCCGGTACGTGTCGCCGGAGCTCGTCATTGCAGAGCTGAACCGATATATGAATCAGCTTAACCAGAAGAGCACGACGGTGAGCTATTATTTCACCGCGATCTATCTGCTTATCGATACGCAGCGCCAGACGATCGAGTACGTCAATGCCGGGCATCCGCCTGGATTTATGCTGCAGCAGGGGCAGCCTCCGCTTCAGCTCGATCAAGGGAGCTGTGCGGTCGGTTTTTTTGACCAGATGGATATTGTGAAGAGCACCTACGCGTACGCAAGTCCGCTACGCATCGTGCTGTATACGGACGGACTGCTGGAGGCGCTCCCGATCCCTGCTGCATACCCGGAGTCGGCGGCGGAGTCGGAGCTGCTGCTGGAGCGTATTGTGGCACGATCCACGGAGAAGGATGATCCGGAGAAGCTGCTGCAGGCCGTGCTGCCGCAAGAGGCGCTCGAATCGCGCAAGGATGATATATGTCTAGTCATGATTACAGCATCTTAGCGACTTGGCTGTGGTGTGCCCTAAGAGGCTTGAAGGAAGAGGATGGGACGATCGACGATGAAGATGAAGGCGAAGCTATGGACAGGATTCGGGATATTGCTGGCGCTGCTGCTGGTGCTGGGCGGTATGAGCGTCACGAGGCTGATGATGTCGGATATGACGCTGCGGGATGTCTATGATAACCGCTACAAGAAGCTGAAGCATACGTCTTCGCTGCGCACGGAATCGTATGAGCTGACACGCATGGTGTCCAATACGTTGCTCAGCGGGGAGACGGAGAACATCGGTCCCGTGCTGGGGCAGATTGAGAATTTGACCCAATCGGTGGAGAAGAAGCTGCGCCAAGCGTCAGCTCTCTATACGGGTGAGGAGGAGTCGGATTCGGCCGCTGTCATGCTGGAGAGCGGAACCGCTTACTTGCTATATATACGGCAGGTGAAGCAGCATCTGGAGCAGGGGGAGCTGGAGGCAGCGATTGAGCTTCGCGCGAGCATCGGCAATCGGCTGCAGGACAGCTTCCATACCCAGCTGACCGAGGTCAGTCTGTTACAAGATCGTGAGATGGATGCTGCAGTGGATAAGTCGATTGAGGATAACCGAAGCACGTTGACAGGAACGGCTGTTCTTATCAGTCTGGGGCTGCTCCTCGGCGGCGCGGTCGTCTACTGGATTATGGTGGGCATGTCTCGCGGGATCGGCATATTAACCTCCATTGCCACCCACTACTCCTCCAAGCGGGAAGGTCGCCCGAAGCTGCCGCAGACGCTGTCGCAGGATGAGTTCGGGCAAGTGGCGAGACTGTTCAACAAGCTGGCGGAGGATCTGGAGCGGACGGCCGACAATGCGCTTGCGCTGAATAAGACGAATGCGAATACGTTATGGCTGCAGTCGAACGTCAGGGACATCTATGCCCAGCTTCAAGAAAGCAAGAGCGTCGAGGAGCTGGCCGAGGACTTCATCTCCGCAGCTGCAACCATCGTTGGCGCCTCCAGCGGGGCATTCTATGTGGTGCAGCGTCGAGGTGTCATTGAAGGCAAGCTCACATTGGCAGGGGCCTATGCACTCTCCGATGCTAGGGCCGCGCGCGAGCTGCAGCTGGGTCAAGGGCTGCCGGGCCAAGCTGCCAAGGATGGCAAGAAGATCCGAATGGAGACGTCGGCGGGTGAGTATGGTGAAATTGTGTCCGCCCTCGGCGGACTTGGAGCGTCGCACATCTCGGTGTATCCGGTCGCTTACGACGGCGAAGTATTAGCGGTGTTCGAGCTCGTCGCCTTGCGGCCGTACACGGAGCTGGAGCTTCAGCTGATGGACCAGCTGACTGAGGTCGTCGGAATTATGCTGCACATCTTGCAGGATCGACTTCATGTGGCGAAGATGCTGCGCATTCATCAGTCGCTGACAGAGGAGCTGCAGAGTCAGTCTGAGGAGCTGCTGTCGCAGCAGGATGAGCTCAAGGCGTCCAATGAGCGGCTCGAGGAGCAGACGAAGGCGCTGCGCACCTCGGAGGAGCAGCTTGTCCGTCAGCAGGAGGAGCTGGAGCATAGCAATTCGCAGCTGATGCATAAGACGGCGGAGGTCGAAGAGCAGATGCGCGAGACGGAGGAAGTGAACCGGCAGCTGGAGCTGGCGAAGGAGGCGCTCGAGAAGCATGCGCTTGAGCTCACGCTCGCATCGAAGTACAAGACGGAGTTTCTCGCCAACATGTCGCACGAGCTGCGCACGCCGCTGAACAGTATGTTGATTCTGTCCCAGCTGCTGAAGGAGAATAAGGAAGGAC
Above is a genomic segment from Paenibacillus sp. YYML68 containing:
- a CDS encoding PP2C family protein-serine/threonine phosphatase gives rise to the protein MHIAIVDDNPVNVIVIEKILKSAGYQSFWKVSSGVELLERLTEQADAGKVPVDLILLDMMMPVIDGIEACRRIQLDERLRDIPIIIVTAIGDSNKLAEALEAGAIDYVMKPVNKVELIARIRVALRLKYEKDWHKENEAKIRSELELARQVQSSVLSPPLRKERLEIGAAYYPSFELAGDFYAWYRIDEHRHGIIILDMMGHGISSSLVCMFMSSVMQDTITRYVSPELVIAELNRYMNQLNQKSTTVSYYFTAIYLLIDTQRQTIEYVNAGHPPGFMLQQGQPPLQLDQGSCAVGFFDQMDIVKSTYAYASPLRIVLYTDGLLEALPIPAAYPESAAESELLLERIVARSTEKDDPEKLLQAVLPQEALESRKDDICLVMITAS